From the Anaerobacillus alkaliphilus genome, the window GAAGATAAACAAGTAGAGAAAGAGGTTAATGAAGAACCTAATGTCAGCACAATAGAGTCAAATAAAGAAACAGAAGTCACTTCTAGTAAAATAATAGAGTCTGAAGAAGAGAGCGTTGAAAACAACATAGAGTCAGAAGATAAAAATCTCGAAATAAAAAATACAGTAGGTGATTAGTATGACAGCAAACAAAGTATGGAAATGGACCAGTAATATTTTATGGGTTGTAACTTTTACAACATTGCTAGTAATGACTCTAATAGTTCTCTCTAGTAGAGCTTCTGGAGGAGAACCTGAATTATTTGGTTATCAATTTAAAACGGTCCTCTCTGGGTCGATGGAACCGACTTTTAAGACGGGATCCATTATAGCAGTTAAATTAGTTGAAGATAAGAACAGTTTATCAGCAGGTGATGTCATTACCTATCAAGAAGGGCCTGGCACCATCGTTACTCATAGAATTATAGATGTTATTCAAAATGGAGAACATGTAATGTATTCGACCAAAGGGGATAACAATGAAAGTGCAGATACAAACCCAGTACTTTCACAGAATGTCATTGCAGTATATTCAGGTATTACCATTCCGTTCTTAGGATACTTTCTAGGCTTTGCTAGTTCTGCAAAAGGAACAGCAATATTACTAATAGTTCCAGGCTTGTTTTTACTAGGTTACTCAGCATTCACAATTCGTTCAGTCATTAAGGAAATTGAAGCAAAAGTTGCTCCACAAAAACCATCAGATGAAACTGAAAAAACAGCTTAACTTGGTTGCGCCCCTTATGGAAACATAAGGGTTCAATATAAAAAATACATATCTCAAAATGGGATGAAAAAAATCGAGGAGGAATTAGTCAATGAGTATTAAAAGAAAAATTAGTATGGGTGCAATGTCAGCATTACTAGGAATGTCATTAGTAGGTGGAGGAACTTGGGCAGCATTTAACGACACGGCAACGATTAATAACCATTTTGCAGCAGGGACGTTAGATTTAGTAGTGGGAAAAAGTCATAATAAACCGATAAGTTTTGACCTCGGTAATATGAAACCTGGTGACAATGTACAACGAATTTTCGAATTAAGAAATGCTGGTACTTTAGCAATTAAAGAAGTGTTATTAGACGTTGATTTTGATAATTTCGTTGATGATCTTACAGCGGTAAACGGAGGAGAAAATACAGCTGTGGAGTTCCTAAGTCAATTTAAAGTTAACTTTTTAGCTGTTGATACTGAAAGTCCTAGATGGGAACCGAGAGGCAAGGTAGTTCTAGATGGTAAAACATTGACATTAGCAGATCTTGTAGCTGGTCCGTCTGCTTATGGAACCAAAGTTGACCCAAGATACTTATCAAATGGAGTTATTAATTTAGTACCATTAGTTGTGGCAACTGATGGTGACCAAACTCGTAGAGGACTACCTGTAAATCCTACTGACATAGATAATGTATTCATTGAAATTGAGTTCATTAATAACACTGAAGATAGAAATGCTGATGGAACATTTGTTCAAAATAAATTCCAGGGTGATAGTATAGACTTCTTCTTCAACCTTGAAGCAACTCAATGGGATGGTGTCCATGTCGATAGTAACCATCGCAATGGTGACATAAACAATGGAGTACAGGGTTCAGCTGATGGAAACTCAATGCCAAATCAAAGAACAATCCAACGAAATGCTGAAGGAACTCTAGCGCATGATGAAGAAGTAACTGACTAATTCTTGAAATATAAATAATAAGAAAAGGTGGTTTCCCCACCTTTTCTTATTTCAATTTAGAAAGGATTTTCTTATGAAACTTAAATTATTCCTTCTACTATGCATAATTATATTCCCAATAAAAACCTTTGCTGAAACAGGGGTACCGGCACAAGAGCCGAATTTCCATGTTTCCCCCGCAGACCTACTCTTCGATCTAAACAACATAAAACCTGGAGACATTGCATCCCGGACCTTAGCAGTTTCCAACCATGGTGTAGAGTCTTTTAATTATGTAGCAATCCACAAGTTCACAGGCGGGTCCAAAAAGTTCTACGAAGAACTCTTGTTAAAGATTGAGGATAATCAGTCTACTTTATATGAAGGAAAACTAAATGAATTTAAGAGATTACCTGCCAGACCTCTAGAAAGCAGTGATATTGAAGATTTATTTTTTCAAATAGAGGTTCCTTTTCATTTAGGTAATGACTTCCAAGGCCTAACGAGTCAATTTACTTTTACTGTGGTAGCCGAGGAGGACTTGTTGCTGCATAATCAGCTTATCGATCTTGCGAATACAAATAAATACAGTTTGATGGAACTTGGGTTTGGCGGACTAATCTTAATTTGGATGAATAAACGTAATCGAAGACGTAAAAGCGTACAATAATATGCATTGTACGTTTTTTTATTTTGAGATATGTTCCTTTGGATTAAGTACTTCGGTCAAATACATTTACCCTTTACATACCACCCTAGGGTATCTTATAATTATAGTAGTAAATCACCTACGATAGGAGCTACCCATATGGATAACAAAAAGTACATTCCTTTAGCTGTTAATGGGGGTATCGGTTTTGGGGCGAAACTGACTCCAAAGCAGCTCATCGCA encodes:
- a CDS encoding TasA family protein, whose protein sequence is MSIKRKISMGAMSALLGMSLVGGGTWAAFNDTATINNHFAAGTLDLVVGKSHNKPISFDLGNMKPGDNVQRIFELRNAGTLAIKEVLLDVDFDNFVDDLTAVNGGENTAVEFLSQFKVNFLAVDTESPRWEPRGKVVLDGKTLTLADLVAGPSAYGTKVDPRYLSNGVINLVPLVVATDGDQTRRGLPVNPTDIDNVFIEIEFINNTEDRNADGTFVQNKFQGDSIDFFFNLEATQWDGVHVDSNHRNGDINNGVQGSADGNSMPNQRTIQRNAEGTLAHDEEVTD
- the sipW gene encoding signal peptidase I SipW, whose protein sequence is MTANKVWKWTSNILWVVTFTTLLVMTLIVLSSRASGGEPELFGYQFKTVLSGSMEPTFKTGSIIAVKLVEDKNSLSAGDVITYQEGPGTIVTHRIIDVIQNGEHVMYSTKGDNNESADTNPVLSQNVIAVYSGITIPFLGYFLGFASSAKGTAILLIVPGLFLLGYSAFTIRSVIKEIEAKVAPQKPSDETEKTA